A window of the Helianthus annuus cultivar XRQ/B chromosome 4, HanXRQr2.0-SUNRISE, whole genome shotgun sequence genome harbors these coding sequences:
- the LOC110933456 gene encoding glycine-rich protein DOT1: MERLSNSLLVLAIFFIVFQSATTITQGARELVEKKGVHADQQPCIVVPVKDQKGIVVGSGKCGGSGGGGDSGDGKDHGGQGGDQSGHQGGADQGGDGKDHGGQGGDEGGADQGGDGKDHGGQGGDEGGADQGGDGKDHGGQGGDEGGDQGGDGKDHGGQGGDEGRDGKDHGGEDEGGHEGGGDGGVDGGPGKDHGGEYGGPGKDHGGEYGGGQGGGYGGGQGGGYGGGYGGGYGGGYGGGYGEGDGYDGYGSPGKDKGYGGGYGGGPYTYPYTGGYWPGGGYWPGGGWPGIFGRRGWPYWNIGGGYGKKNGKPGN, from the exons ATGGAGAGACTTTCTAATTCTCTTTTAGTCCTAGCAATCTTTTTCATTGTGTTCCAGAGTGCGACAACTATAACACAAGGTGCAAGAGAACTTGTGGAAAAGAAAGGGGTCCATGCTGATCAGCAGCCCTGCATTGTAGTGCCTGTTAAAGACCAAAAAGGTATTGTTGTTGGATCAGGGAAATGTGGTGGTTCAGGAGGTGGAGGGGACAGTGGAGATGGAAAAGATCACGGTGGTCAAGGTGGAGATCAGAGTGGACATCAAGGCGGAGCAGATCAAGGAGGAGATGGAAAAGACCACGGTGGTCAAGGCGGAGATGAGGGCGGAGCAGATCAAGGGGGAGATGGAAAAGACCATGGTGGTCAAGGGGGAGATGAGGGCGGAGCAGATCAAGGAGGAGATGGAAAAGACCATGGTGGTCAAGGTGGAGATGAGGGCGGAGATCAGGGGGGAGATGGAAAAGACCACGGTGGTCAAG GTGGAGATGAGGGCAGAGATGGAAAAGACCATGGTGGTGAAGATGAGGGTGGGCATGAAGGAGGAGGCGATGGCGGAGTTGATGGTGGTCCTGGAAAAGACCACGGTGGCGAATATGGTGGTCCCGGAAAAGATCACGGTGGTGAATATGGTGGAGGTCAAGGTGGAGGTTATGGAGGAGGTCAAGGTGGAGGTTACGGAGGAGGTTACGGAGGAGGTTACGGAGGAGGTTATGGAGGAGGTTATGGCGAGGGTGATGGATATGATGGGTATGGCAGTCCCGGAAAAGATAAAGGATACGGTGGAGGCTATGGTGGGGGACCATACACATATCCATACACTGGCGGCTACTGGCCAGGCGGCGGCTATTGGCCTGGTGGCGGGTGGCCAGGAATTTTTGGACGGAGGGGGTGGCCATATTGGAACATTGGCGGTGGTTATGGCAAGAAGAATGGGAAACCAGGCAATTAG